The following coding sequences lie in one Kribbella sp. NBC_00709 genomic window:
- a CDS encoding fructosamine kinase family protein, which translates to MLTPAWLAGLSLGDPIAADPLEGGYASKTFRVRTSLGRTVVVKTQDNLPSDLYPLEADGLDALRAPGGFAVPEVLRVTPAFIVLADLGTAEASPTYWEDAGRALALQHRQTADKFGYHQDNYLGTLPQWNPWTTDGHTFFAEQRLLRYLEEPNCFGQLPEADRRRLERVANRLTDLVPAQAPSLLHGDLWHGNLLPGPDGEPGMIDPAVNYGWPEADLATLLIYGHLSETFFDAYEELHPLAEGWRSRMPLLHLRELLCITAHWPDRAETVAQIHTILKRFD; encoded by the coding sequence GTGCTGACTCCCGCCTGGCTCGCAGGACTGTCCCTCGGCGACCCGATCGCGGCCGATCCGCTGGAGGGCGGCTACGCCAGCAAGACCTTCCGCGTGCGGACGTCGCTGGGCCGGACGGTGGTCGTGAAGACGCAGGACAACCTGCCGTCCGACCTGTATCCGCTGGAGGCCGACGGCCTCGACGCACTGCGAGCACCCGGCGGGTTCGCCGTACCTGAGGTGCTTCGGGTCACGCCGGCGTTCATCGTCCTGGCCGACCTGGGTACGGCGGAAGCGTCGCCGACGTACTGGGAGGATGCGGGCCGCGCGCTGGCGCTGCAGCATCGGCAGACGGCCGACAAGTTCGGGTATCACCAGGACAACTACCTGGGCACGCTCCCGCAGTGGAACCCGTGGACAACGGACGGTCACACGTTCTTCGCCGAGCAGCGTCTGCTCCGGTACCTCGAGGAGCCCAACTGCTTCGGGCAACTCCCCGAGGCCGACCGGCGCCGGCTGGAACGCGTCGCCAACCGGCTGACTGATCTCGTCCCCGCCCAGGCGCCGTCCCTCCTCCACGGTGACCTCTGGCACGGCAACCTTCTCCCCGGCCCGGACGGCGAGCCCGGCATGATCGATCCTGCCGTGAACTACGGCTGGCCCGAGGCCGACCTCGCCACCCTCCTCATCTACGGCCACCTCTCGGAGACGTTCTTCGACGCCTACGAGGAGCTCCACCCGCTGGCCGAGGGCTGGCGCAGCCGCATGCCCCTCCTCCACCTCCGCGAACTCCTCTGCATCACGGCCCATTGGCCCGACCGCGCCGAGACTGTCGCCCAGATCCACACCATCCTCAAACGCTTCGATTGA
- a CDS encoding 4-(cytidine 5'-diphospho)-2-C-methyl-D-erythritol kinase, translated as MPPSVEVTVRAPAKINLGLSVGPPRPDGFHPVATVYQAVALYDDVTAQVRDDDGDVSVEIVGDFADDVPTDETNLAVKAARLLQAEYDVDEGVDLTIRKTIPVAGGMAGGSTDAAATLVACNRLWGLQLTQTELQHHAGELGSDVPFCLVGHTALGQGRGEQVTEVMSRGTFHWVFAVAEGGLSTPEVYGELDRLRPLRRVEAPQVRPELLSALLSGQPGALAIALSNDLQAAALSLRPELGDTLQFGLDQGALAAQISGSGPTCLFLAADSRSAVDLAVELAESGLCRMVRQAEGPVPGARILPAIVNR; from the coding sequence GTGCCACCTTCTGTTGAGGTCACGGTGCGGGCACCGGCCAAGATCAATCTCGGTCTGTCGGTCGGTCCGCCGCGCCCGGACGGGTTCCACCCCGTCGCCACGGTGTACCAGGCCGTTGCCTTGTACGACGACGTCACCGCGCAGGTCCGTGACGACGACGGCGACGTGTCGGTCGAGATCGTGGGGGACTTCGCGGACGACGTACCGACCGACGAGACGAACCTCGCGGTCAAGGCGGCCCGGCTGCTGCAGGCGGAGTACGACGTCGACGAGGGTGTCGACCTGACGATCCGCAAGACGATCCCGGTGGCCGGCGGGATGGCCGGTGGATCGACTGACGCGGCAGCGACCCTGGTGGCGTGCAATCGCTTGTGGGGCCTGCAGCTGACCCAGACCGAGCTGCAGCATCACGCCGGGGAGCTCGGCAGCGACGTGCCGTTCTGCCTGGTCGGGCACACGGCGCTCGGTCAGGGCCGCGGCGAGCAGGTCACCGAGGTGATGTCCCGCGGGACGTTCCACTGGGTGTTCGCGGTCGCCGAAGGCGGCCTGTCCACCCCGGAGGTGTACGGCGAGCTGGACCGGCTGCGGCCGCTGCGCCGGGTCGAGGCGCCGCAGGTCCGTCCTGAGCTGCTGTCCGCGCTGCTGTCCGGGCAGCCCGGCGCGCTCGCCATTGCTCTCAGCAACGACCTCCAGGCGGCGGCGCTGTCGCTGCGGCCGGAGCTGGGCGACACGCTCCAGTTCGGCCTGGACCAGGGCGCGCTGGCCGCGCAGATCTCCGGCTCCGGCCCGACCTGCCTGTTCCTGGCCGCCGACAGCCGGAGCGCGGTCGACCTGGCCGTGGAGCTCGCCGAGTCCGGCCTCTGCCGCATGGTCCGCCAGGCCGAAGGCCCCGTCCCCGGCGCCCGGATCCTGCCGGCGATCGTCAACCGGTAG
- a CDS encoding ubiquitin-like domain-containing protein, whose translation MRKSIIAAVGATAAIAVAGGSVAYADKSKTVSLSVDGQVRKVHTFGSTVADALKAEKVQIGDHDVVAPGPDAKLKDGQEISVQYGRELTVNADGTKKAYWTTADSVNEALADLGLRYDGAQLSTSRSAPLGREGLELVVKTPKTVQIVHLGKIATISSLAGTVGEALTEAKIRWDADDRISPAAATPLKAGVNKIGYVQVLQKQVTKTLAVAHGTDETKSATLVEGTTKTTAKGTDGSKSVTYLYTYLDGKLSATKVVASKLVSSPVDEKVLVGTKPKPAEPTTTTTDEKPTSTGSGGAWDRIAACESGGNWASNTGNGYYGGLQFDHGTWAAYGGTAYANNANGASKAQQIAIAEKVKADRGGYGAWPVCGKKA comes from the coding sequence GTGCGTAAGTCCATCATCGCGGCCGTCGGTGCGACCGCCGCGATTGCCGTCGCCGGCGGCTCTGTGGCGTATGCCGACAAGAGCAAGACCGTGAGCCTCTCCGTCGACGGCCAGGTGCGGAAGGTGCACACCTTCGGCTCCACCGTGGCAGACGCCCTGAAGGCCGAGAAAGTTCAGATCGGTGACCACGACGTGGTCGCGCCGGGTCCGGACGCCAAGCTGAAGGACGGCCAGGAGATCTCGGTTCAGTACGGTCGCGAGCTGACCGTCAACGCCGACGGCACCAAGAAGGCCTACTGGACCACGGCCGACAGCGTGAACGAAGCGCTCGCCGACCTCGGTCTGCGCTACGACGGGGCTCAGCTCTCCACCAGCCGCAGCGCGCCGCTCGGGCGCGAGGGGCTGGAGCTGGTCGTGAAGACCCCGAAGACCGTGCAGATCGTCCACCTGGGCAAGATCGCGACCATCTCGTCGCTGGCCGGCACTGTCGGCGAGGCCCTGACCGAGGCGAAGATCCGCTGGGACGCCGACGACCGGATCTCTCCGGCCGCCGCCACCCCGCTGAAGGCCGGCGTCAACAAGATCGGCTACGTGCAGGTCCTGCAGAAGCAGGTCACCAAGACCCTCGCGGTCGCGCACGGCACCGACGAGACGAAGTCGGCGACGCTGGTCGAGGGCACCACGAAGACCACGGCCAAGGGCACCGACGGCTCCAAGTCCGTCACGTACCTGTACACCTACCTGGACGGCAAGCTGTCGGCCACGAAGGTGGTCGCGTCGAAGCTGGTCAGCTCGCCGGTCGACGAGAAGGTCCTGGTCGGCACCAAGCCGAAGCCGGCGGAGCCGACCACCACGACCACGGACGAGAAGCCGACGAGCACCGGCAGTGGTGGCGCGTGGGACCGGATCGCCGCGTGTGAGTCCGGCGGCAACTGGGCCTCGAACACCGGCAACGGGTACTACGGCGGTCTCCAGTTCGACCACGGCACCTGGGCTGCGTACGGGGGTACTGCGTACGCGAACAACGCCAACGGTGCCTCCAAGGCGCAGCAGATCGCGATCGCGGAGAAGGTCAAGGCCGACCGCGGTGGCTACGGCGCTTGGCCGGTGTGCGGCAAGAAGGCCTGA
- a CDS encoding translation factor GTPase family protein — MGIVAHVDAGKTSLTERLLYAAGVIDRVGRVDDGNTQTDSMDLERKRGITIRSAVVSFQLGDLPVNLIDTPGHSDFIAEVERALSVLDGAVLVVSAVEGVQPQTRLLMRILDRLRIPTLLFVNKIDRMGARYDDLLADIRRLLTPSAVPMVAVTDLGTRSAGLTPLDTEPLAEMLAERNDEFLEGYLSGGPLDVAGELRRQVAAAQVHPVYFGSAMTGVGVPELIEGIQLWLPTATHSVADPLQARVFKVERGAAGQKIASARVLAGALAARTSVDVQPVDGPTYQVRPTGIEVFEQGSRHSVDRAEAGQIVALRGLKSIRIGDQLGVRTKQVGRLFAPPTLETVVSARDRVKLFQALTQLAEQDPLIRVRKADEITVSLYGEVQKEVIASLLATEYGVEVTFSETTPIHVERLDGSGEAVREITAPENLWAAGVGFRVSPVAEGIEYNLVVELGGLPRAFHTAIEETVRLTLQQGLFGWEIPNIRVDLIHTAYSSPVTVAADFRRLVPLVLMQAIAAAGTTVLEPVNHFELDAPSDTVSRVLAHIAEHRGVVSQTSLTESQAHLEGTIPAATTHPFETMLPTLTHGEGLLASTFHTYQPVPGPPPTRTRTDGNPLNEKQYVLNLNRSV; from the coding sequence ATGGGCATTGTGGCGCATGTCGACGCCGGTAAGACCAGCCTGACCGAGCGGCTGCTGTACGCCGCCGGGGTCATCGACCGGGTCGGCCGGGTCGACGACGGGAACACCCAGACCGACTCGATGGACCTCGAGCGGAAACGCGGCATCACGATCCGCTCGGCGGTGGTGTCGTTCCAGCTCGGCGACCTGCCGGTCAACCTGATCGACACGCCTGGGCACTCGGATTTCATCGCCGAGGTCGAGCGGGCGTTGTCCGTGCTCGACGGCGCCGTCCTGGTGGTCTCCGCGGTCGAGGGCGTGCAGCCGCAGACACGGTTGCTGATGCGCATCCTGGACCGGCTGCGCATCCCGACACTGCTGTTCGTGAACAAGATCGACCGCATGGGCGCGCGGTACGACGACCTGCTGGCGGACATCCGCCGGTTGCTGACGCCTTCCGCCGTACCGATGGTTGCCGTTACGGATCTCGGCACGCGGTCCGCCGGCCTGACGCCGCTCGACACCGAGCCGCTCGCGGAGATGCTTGCCGAGCGCAACGATGAGTTCCTGGAGGGATACCTGTCCGGCGGTCCGCTCGATGTCGCCGGCGAGCTGCGACGTCAGGTGGCGGCGGCGCAGGTGCACCCGGTGTACTTCGGGTCGGCGATGACCGGGGTCGGGGTGCCGGAGCTGATCGAGGGTATCCAGCTGTGGTTGCCAACGGCAACTCACTCGGTAGCGGATCCGTTACAGGCAAGGGTTTTCAAGGTCGAGCGTGGTGCGGCGGGGCAGAAGATTGCCTCGGCGCGAGTGCTCGCGGGCGCGCTGGCCGCGCGGACGTCGGTTGACGTGCAGCCGGTGGACGGGCCTACGTACCAGGTGCGACCGACCGGGATCGAGGTGTTCGAGCAAGGCTCCCGGCATTCGGTCGACCGGGCCGAGGCCGGCCAGATCGTGGCGTTGCGCGGGCTGAAGAGCATCCGGATCGGTGATCAGCTCGGCGTCCGCACCAAGCAGGTCGGGCGGTTGTTCGCGCCGCCGACGCTGGAGACCGTGGTGAGCGCGCGGGACCGGGTCAAACTGTTCCAGGCGTTGACGCAGCTCGCCGAGCAGGATCCGCTGATCCGGGTCCGCAAGGCCGACGAGATCACCGTCAGCCTGTACGGCGAGGTCCAGAAGGAGGTGATCGCGTCCTTGCTGGCAACGGAGTACGGCGTGGAGGTGACCTTCAGCGAGACCACGCCGATCCATGTCGAGCGGCTCGACGGGTCCGGCGAGGCGGTCCGCGAGATCACGGCGCCCGAGAACCTATGGGCGGCGGGCGTCGGCTTCCGCGTCTCACCGGTTGCCGAGGGCATCGAGTACAACCTGGTCGTCGAGCTCGGCGGGCTGCCACGCGCCTTCCACACCGCCATCGAGGAGACGGTCCGTCTGACACTCCAGCAGGGCCTCTTCGGGTGGGAGATCCCGAACATCCGGGTCGACCTCATCCACACGGCGTACTCCAGCCCCGTCACGGTCGCTGCTGACTTCCGCCGGTTGGTGCCGCTGGTGCTCATGCAGGCGATCGCGGCGGCCGGTACGACGGTGCTGGAGCCGGTCAACCACTTCGAGCTGGACGCGCCGTCCGACACCGTCTCGCGGGTCCTCGCTCACATTGCCGAACACCGCGGCGTCGTCTCGCAAACCAGTCTCACCGAGTCACAGGCCCACCTGGAAGGCACGATTCCCGCGGCCACCACGCATCCCTTCGAGACCATGCTGCCCACCCTGACCCACGGCGAGGGCCTGCTGGCCTCCACCTTCCACACCTACCAGCCGGTCCCGGGTCCACCACCGACCCGGACCCGGACCGACGGCAATCCCCTCAACGAGAAGCAGTACGTCCTGAATCTCAATCGAAGCGTTTGA
- a CDS encoding ABC-F family ATP-binding cassette domain-containing protein — translation MEAVSKGFGTRTLLDSVTLGIGRGERAGVVGRNGDGKSTLLQVLARREEPDSGRITHNRDLRLGYLGQSDDLDPGQTVLHAVLGDVETYTWAADPRARSVMEHLLGEVDHQALVGSLSGGERRRASLARLLLTEVDLLVLDEPTNHLDIEAVSWLAEHVVDRAGALIVVTHDRWFLDAVCTVTWEVQGGKVSSYDGGYAAYVLAKAERSRSAQVTEIKRQNLLKKELAWLRRGAPARTSKPKFRIDAANALIENEPPPRDKLALSQLATARLGKDVFDVEDVSLRFGDRVMLDHVTFRLGAADRIGLLGPNGAGKTTFLKVLTGQLAPDRGLVKQGKTVRVANLSQTLDEVDGAATVLEHITAIRRTAALAGRGGELTSSQLLERFGFTGDKLTTRISDLSGGERRRLQLLRILLDEPNVLILDEPTNDLDVETLTVLEDFLDSWPGVVVTVTHDRYFLERVSDMVYAIMGDGQVRHLPRGVDQYLDELAAGIPRRAPSNALTPAPEMSSNLSVDPAAMRAAKKELNRIERQLAKLTETEAKLHDQLAASASDYERLAELDTELRKLADERAELETAWFEAAELAE, via the coding sequence ATGGAAGCTGTTTCCAAAGGCTTCGGCACTCGGACGTTGCTCGACTCGGTCACCCTCGGGATCGGGCGCGGAGAACGAGCCGGCGTGGTCGGACGGAACGGCGACGGCAAATCGACGCTTCTACAGGTCCTGGCGCGGCGAGAGGAACCCGACAGCGGCCGGATCACGCACAACCGCGACCTGCGGCTCGGGTACCTAGGGCAGAGCGACGACCTCGACCCCGGGCAGACCGTGCTGCACGCAGTGCTCGGCGATGTCGAGACCTACACCTGGGCTGCCGATCCACGCGCACGCTCGGTGATGGAGCACTTGCTCGGTGAGGTCGACCACCAGGCGCTGGTCGGCAGCCTGAGCGGTGGCGAGCGCCGCCGGGCGTCCCTCGCCCGGTTGCTGCTCACCGAGGTCGATCTGCTCGTCCTCGACGAGCCCACCAACCACCTCGACATCGAGGCGGTCAGCTGGCTCGCCGAGCACGTCGTCGACCGCGCGGGCGCCCTCATCGTCGTCACCCACGACCGGTGGTTCCTGGACGCGGTCTGCACGGTCACCTGGGAGGTCCAGGGCGGCAAGGTCTCGTCGTACGACGGTGGGTACGCCGCGTACGTCCTGGCCAAGGCCGAGCGGTCCCGCAGCGCTCAGGTCACGGAGATCAAGCGGCAGAACCTGCTGAAGAAGGAGCTGGCCTGGCTGCGCCGCGGCGCGCCGGCGCGGACCAGCAAGCCGAAGTTCCGGATCGATGCCGCGAACGCCCTGATCGAGAACGAGCCGCCGCCCCGGGACAAGCTCGCGCTGTCGCAGCTGGCGACCGCCCGGCTCGGCAAGGACGTGTTCGACGTCGAGGACGTCAGCCTGCGCTTCGGCGACCGGGTGATGCTCGACCACGTCACGTTCCGCCTCGGCGCGGCCGACCGGATCGGCCTGCTCGGCCCGAACGGCGCCGGCAAGACCACGTTCTTGAAGGTCCTGACCGGGCAGCTGGCCCCGGACCGCGGCCTGGTCAAGCAGGGCAAGACGGTGCGCGTCGCGAACCTGTCCCAGACCCTCGACGAGGTCGACGGTGCGGCGACGGTGCTCGAGCACATCACCGCGATCCGCCGTACGGCGGCGCTTGCGGGGCGGGGCGGTGAGCTGACGTCGTCGCAGCTGCTGGAGCGGTTCGGGTTCACCGGGGACAAGCTGACGACGCGCATCTCGGACCTGTCCGGTGGCGAGCGGCGCCGGTTGCAGCTGCTGCGGATCCTGCTCGACGAGCCGAACGTGCTGATCCTCGACGAGCCGACCAACGACCTGGACGTCGAGACGCTCACCGTGCTGGAGGATTTCCTGGACAGCTGGCCCGGCGTCGTCGTCACGGTCACGCACGACCGGTACTTCCTGGAACGCGTGAGCGACATGGTTTACGCGATCATGGGCGACGGTCAGGTCCGGCATCTGCCGCGCGGTGTCGATCAGTATCTCGACGAACTCGCCGCCGGAATTCCGCGCCGGGCGCCGTCGAATGCGTTGACACCGGCGCCGGAGATGTCCAGCAATTTGTCGGTCGACCCGGCCGCGATGCGGGCGGCGAAGAAAGAGCTGAACCGGATCGAGCGGCAGCTCGCCAAACTCACCGAGACCGAGGCGAAGCTGCACGACCAGCTGGCCGCCAGCGCCAGTGACTACGAGCGACTGGCCGAACTGGACACCGAGCTCCGCAAGCTGGCCGACGAACGGGCCGAGCTCGAGACCGCCTGGTTCGAGGCCGCCGAACTGGCGGAGTAG
- a CDS encoding nitroreductase family protein, translating into MEFSEVVRRRRMVRNYDPDRPVADEVRERILENGLRAPSGGFSQGWAFLTLEGEDRERYWRIAAEDPDEKYVEWITGLRRAPLLVLAFAHKDAYLDRYTEADKGWTDRDEGRWTAPYWYVDTGMAVLLMLQTVVDEGLGACFFGPPADKVGRLLKEFGVPAGFDLVGVLSVGHRAQDKRSPSLKRGRRTTAEVVHRGQWGHHLA; encoded by the coding sequence ATGGAGTTCAGCGAGGTGGTCCGGCGGCGGCGGATGGTGCGGAACTACGACCCGGATCGGCCGGTGGCCGATGAGGTCCGTGAGCGGATCCTGGAGAACGGTTTGCGGGCGCCGTCGGGCGGGTTCAGTCAGGGCTGGGCGTTCCTGACGCTGGAAGGCGAGGACCGGGAGCGGTACTGGCGGATCGCGGCCGAGGATCCGGACGAGAAGTATGTGGAGTGGATCACAGGCCTGCGCCGCGCGCCGCTGCTGGTCCTCGCCTTCGCGCACAAGGACGCGTACCTCGATCGGTACACCGAGGCGGACAAGGGCTGGACCGATCGCGACGAGGGCCGCTGGACCGCGCCGTACTGGTACGTCGACACCGGGATGGCGGTCCTGCTGATGCTGCAGACGGTCGTCGACGAAGGCCTGGGAGCCTGCTTTTTCGGGCCTCCCGCGGACAAAGTGGGCCGGCTGCTCAAGGAGTTCGGCGTACCCGCGGGCTTCGATCTGGTCGGGGTGCTGTCGGTCGGGCACCGGGCCCAGGACAAGCGCTCGCCGTCGCTCAAACGCGGCCGCCGGACGACCGCCGAAGTGGTGCATCGCGGTCAGTGGGGTCATCACCTGGCGTGA
- a CDS encoding TatD family hydrolase codes for MSDGVEVGRPTRERAAVGEDGRSRDRSRPAVPDPLPMSVVDAHCHLDIADGEDGAWLSPAEAIKLASSVGVTRIVQVGCDLPGAAWAVEAATQYPNLIAGVALHPNEAPKLKEAGELDSALAEIERLASSSDKVRVIGETGLDYFRTGEDGRTAQHESFAAHIELAKRLDKTLMIHDRDAHEDILRILDREGVPDRLVMHCFSGDTEFARECVNRGAFLSFAGVVTFKNAQSLRDALAVTPLDRILVETDAPYLTPSPHRGKPNASYLIPHTVRKMADVLNLSVPELCTALNNNANRAFGGPW; via the coding sequence ATGTCTGATGGTGTGGAGGTGGGCCGGCCGACTCGGGAGCGGGCTGCGGTGGGGGAGGACGGGCGGTCGCGGGACCGGAGCCGGCCCGCGGTGCCGGATCCGTTGCCGATGAGTGTGGTCGACGCGCATTGCCATCTCGACATCGCGGACGGCGAGGACGGTGCCTGGTTGAGCCCGGCGGAGGCGATCAAGCTGGCGTCGTCGGTCGGCGTGACCCGGATCGTCCAGGTCGGGTGCGATCTGCCGGGCGCGGCGTGGGCGGTCGAGGCGGCCACGCAGTACCCGAACCTGATCGCCGGCGTCGCCCTGCACCCGAACGAGGCCCCGAAGCTGAAAGAGGCCGGTGAGCTGGACAGCGCGCTGGCGGAGATCGAGCGGCTGGCGTCGAGCTCGGACAAGGTCCGGGTGATCGGTGAGACCGGGCTCGACTACTTCCGTACCGGCGAGGACGGGCGTACGGCGCAGCACGAGTCGTTCGCCGCGCACATCGAGTTGGCGAAGCGGCTGGACAAGACGCTGATGATCCACGACCGGGACGCGCACGAGGACATCCTGCGGATCCTCGACCGCGAAGGCGTACCGGACCGGTTGGTGATGCACTGCTTCTCCGGCGACACCGAGTTCGCCCGCGAGTGCGTGAACCGCGGCGCGTTCCTGAGCTTCGCCGGCGTGGTGACCTTCAAGAACGCCCAGTCCCTCCGGGACGCGCTCGCCGTCACCCCACTGGACCGCATCCTCGTCGAGACCGACGCGCCGTACCTGACCCCCTCCCCGCACCGCGGCAAGCCCAACGCGTCGTACCTGATCCCCCACACCGTCCGAAAAATGGCCGACGTCCTCAACCTCTCGGTCCCCGAACTCTGCACAGCCCTCAACAACAACGCCAACCGAGCCTTCGGAGGTCCCTGGTAA
- a CDS encoding SRPBCC family protein — protein sequence MTGYEAVAEIDIDAPPARVWEVLTSPEKLKELWFGAEVETDWQVGSPITWTGEWEGKPYQDKGKIVAVEPGQLLTFTHWSPLTGQADVPENYHTLTYELSGATHLKLTQDNNATEDEAKHSQDMWEMLVAKVKEAAE from the coding sequence ATGACTGGATATGAAGCGGTGGCCGAGATCGACATCGATGCGCCGCCCGCGCGGGTATGGGAGGTGCTGACCAGCCCCGAGAAGTTGAAGGAGCTGTGGTTCGGTGCCGAGGTCGAGACCGATTGGCAGGTGGGCAGCCCGATCACCTGGACCGGCGAATGGGAGGGCAAGCCCTATCAGGACAAGGGCAAGATCGTCGCCGTCGAGCCGGGACAGTTGCTGACCTTTACCCATTGGAGTCCGCTGACGGGGCAGGCCGACGTACCCGAGAACTACCACACGCTGACCTACGAGCTCAGTGGTGCGACGCACCTGAAACTCACCCAGGACAACAACGCGACCGAGGACGAGGCCAAGCACTCGCAGGACATGTGGGAGATGCTCGTCGCGAAGGTCAAGGAGGCCGCTGAGTAA
- the rsmA gene encoding 16S rRNA (adenine(1518)-N(6)/adenine(1519)-N(6))-dimethyltransferase RsmA, whose product MSSSDSSTSAGPRLLGPAEVRSLAASLGVRPTKQRGQNFVIDPNTVRRIVRAADLTAGETVLEVGPGLGSLTLALLAEGHPVTAVEIDPLLAQALPATIATYAPEQASALTVVEADAMDVTPAEIGAPTACVANLPYNVAVPVLLHLLQVSDSLRHGLVMVQSEVADRLAAGPGSRTYGIPSAKAAWYAEVRRAGPIGRNVFWPAPNVDSGLVAFERHDPPQTPASREEVFAVIEAAFSQRRKTMRSALARWMPDRARLDEVFRATGIDPQLRGEMLGITEFAALAGAGRTR is encoded by the coding sequence GTGAGCTCGTCTGATTCATCCACCTCCGCCGGACCGAGACTTCTCGGTCCGGCGGAGGTGCGTTCGCTGGCCGCGTCCCTCGGGGTCCGGCCGACCAAGCAGCGCGGCCAGAACTTCGTCATCGACCCGAACACGGTCCGCCGGATCGTTCGCGCCGCCGACCTGACCGCGGGTGAGACCGTGCTGGAGGTCGGTCCCGGGCTCGGTTCGCTCACCCTGGCGCTGCTCGCGGAAGGGCACCCGGTCACCGCGGTCGAGATCGACCCCCTGCTGGCGCAGGCGCTCCCGGCCACCATTGCGACGTACGCGCCGGAGCAGGCGTCCGCGTTGACCGTGGTCGAGGCCGACGCGATGGACGTGACGCCGGCCGAGATCGGTGCGCCGACCGCCTGCGTGGCGAACCTGCCGTACAACGTCGCCGTACCGGTGCTGCTGCACCTGCTCCAGGTCTCGGACTCGCTGCGGCACGGTCTGGTGATGGTGCAGTCCGAGGTCGCGGATCGGTTGGCCGCCGGGCCGGGATCGCGCACGTACGGCATCCCGTCCGCGAAGGCCGCCTGGTACGCCGAGGTGCGCCGCGCCGGGCCGATCGGACGGAACGTGTTCTGGCCGGCGCCGAACGTGGACTCCGGCCTGGTGGCGTTCGAGCGGCACGATCCGCCGCAGACGCCGGCCAGTCGCGAGGAGGTGTTCGCGGTGATCGAGGCCGCGTTCTCGCAGCGGCGGAAGACGATGCGGTCCGCGCTGGCGCGGTGGATGCCGGACCGGGCGCGGCTGGACGAGGTGTTCCGGGCGACGGGCATCGACCCGCAGCTGCGCGGCGAGATGCTCGGGATCACAGAGTTCGCCGCTCTCGCGGGTGCAGGTCGGACTCGGTAA